From the genome of Thermogutta terrifontis, one region includes:
- a CDS encoding CPBP family intramembrane glutamic endopeptidase, translating into MRASEIHNYWEESRVPLASLMFVAPLLVFYELGVLLLGPEAIRNGAEVWLRQILYTIGLGQYFFLPTLTVGILLAAHYLSRRPWYVRSATLWGMLVESLFLAGCLRVLLGLQAIAFQQLAQHGLMATGINIWSRSLAERAVAFVGAGVYEELVFRLIILNLVVGMARVFHPTPTAAMFSGVVVSSLIFAAAHHVGAFGEPFELFTFLFRFVAGIFFALLFVHRGFGIVAGAHAAYDLLVGLV; encoded by the coding sequence ATGCGTGCAAGTGAGATACACAACTACTGGGAAGAATCGCGGGTGCCGCTGGCCAGCCTTATGTTCGTTGCCCCGTTGCTGGTCTTTTACGAACTGGGTGTGCTCTTGCTTGGACCGGAGGCCATCCGCAACGGCGCTGAGGTCTGGCTCCGTCAAATTCTCTACACAATCGGGTTGGGGCAGTATTTTTTCTTGCCCACCCTGACGGTTGGAATTTTGCTGGCGGCACATTATCTTTCGCGACGGCCGTGGTATGTGCGTTCGGCAACATTGTGGGGTATGCTCGTGGAGTCTCTGTTTCTCGCCGGTTGTCTGAGGGTGTTATTGGGGCTTCAGGCGATTGCTTTCCAGCAACTTGCTCAGCATGGGCTGATGGCGACGGGGATCAATATTTGGTCCCGTTCTCTGGCAGAGCGGGCGGTCGCCTTTGTCGGAGCCGGAGTTTATGAGGAACTGGTGTTCCGCCTGATTATTTTGAACCTCGTGGTGGGAATGGCGCGGGTCTTTCATCCGACGCCAACCGCCGCGATGTTCTCGGGCGTGGTGGTCAGCAGTTTGATATTTGCGGCCGCTCACCACGTGGGGGCATTCGGGGAGCCATTCGAGTTGTTCACTTTTCTCTTCCGCTTTGTGGCGGGGATCTTTTTTGCCCTCCTTTTTGTGCACCGCGGATTTGGCATTGTTGCAGGGGCCCATGCAGCGTACGACCTGCTGGTCGGCCTGGTGTGA